A stretch of DNA from Micromonospora sp. WMMD1155:
TACGGGCGGCGAAGTGCTCCGGGTGGCGGTGGGCGTACTCCATGATCGTCATGCCGCCCATCGAGTGCCCGACCAGGACCACCGGCCCGGTCGGCGCCACGGTGTCGATCACCGTGGCCAGGTCGTCGCCGAGCTGGGCCAGGGTGGCCGTGGGCAGCGTCATACAGCTGGAGCGGCCGTGCCCCCGCGCGTCGTAGGTGACCACCCGCACCGCCCCGCCGAGCGACGCCGCGCCGAGCGCCTCGACCTGCCGGTGCCAGGCGCGCCCGTCGAGCGTCCAGCCGTGCAGCAGGACGGCTGTCACCTGGGCGTCCGGCGGCCCGGTCACCCCGACGTTGAGCCGTACGCCGTCCGGCATGGCGACCTCGAGCCGTACGCCGTCCGGCTCGGTGACCTCGAATCGCTCCGGCATCGCCACCTCCCCAGGGCCGCCCAGCACCACGAGCACCGGGATACCCGGCGGTAACACCGGCTACCCGCCATGAGAGCACGCCAATCGCGCCAGGGCGAACATTCCCGACCCCGCCCCTGATCGGCGGCGGAAGGCCAAGCTGAACGGCATGGGGTCGTCGGGAGCACCCATGGGTGGGACGCCGGGGCAGGAACGGCAGGCCGGCGGCACGCCCCGTGCCGCGCTGGCCGACCTGCTCGCCGGCAACCGGCGGTTCGTCAGCGGCCGGCCGATCCACGGGCACGACGTCACGGCCGCCGCCGCAGCGGCCTCCGGTGACCAGCAGCCGTACGCGGTGGTGCTCGGCTGCATCGACTCGCGGGTGCCGCTGGAGGCGATCTTCGACCAGACGTTCGGCGCGATCTGCGTGATCCGTACCGGCGGGCATGTGCTCGACCGGGCGGTGTGCGGCTCCATCGAGTACGTGGTCCGGCAGCTCGGCGTACCCCTGGTGATGGTCCTCGGCCACGAGCGGTGCGGCGCGGTGGGTGCCACGGTGGACGCGCTGCGCACCGGGGAGCGGCCCGGGGGGTCGCTGGCGTACCTGGTGGACGAGATCGCCCCGGCGGTGAGCGAGGTCGGGTTCGACGACCCGGCGGTGCACCCGCTGGCCGTCCGCCGGCACGTCCGGCGGACGGTGCGCACGCTGCGCGACGACGAGCTGCTGGCCGGGCCGGTGGCCGCCGGTCGGGTGGCCGTCACCGGCGGCCTTTACGATCTCGCCACCGGTGAGGTCGCCCTCCTCGACCCGGGCTGACCGTCCCACCCGCGCCGCCGGTCCGAGCGCGCGCGAAACCGCCCGCCGGGAAGTCCCGGCGGGCGGTTTCAGATGATGCGGTGGGGGAGGGCTCAGCCCTCGAAGACACCGGCCGCGACGAGGCGCTTCTCGGTGGCCTCCCAGCCGTCACCCGGGTGGGTGGCAGCCAGGGTGTTGATCTCCGCCCGGATCTTGGCGGCGTGGCCGGCGGCGGCCAGCACGCGGATCTCCTCGACGAAGGCGTCCGAGTCGGTGCGCAGGTGCGCGGTCTTGCCGTTGGTCAGGTTCCGCACGTAGGCGTGCTTGCCGCCGTTGAGCGGGATGAGGTACTTGAACTCGCCCAGCACGCTGAGGGCGCCACCCTGGCCAGCCTGGCCGGCCCGGACTGACGCGCGCGCGGTCTTAGAGGTGTTGCTCGCCACGGAGGTACTCCTTGCAAGACGTACGGGAGGACTGGACGTCCGGGGGCTGTGTGCGGGCCGAACGGACTCGGCTCGCGTAGGTGTAACGCGGCAGAAGCCGCCGGTG
This window harbors:
- a CDS encoding carbonic anhydrase produces the protein MGGTPGQERQAGGTPRAALADLLAGNRRFVSGRPIHGHDVTAAAAAASGDQQPYAVVLGCIDSRVPLEAIFDQTFGAICVIRTGGHVLDRAVCGSIEYVVRQLGVPLVMVLGHERCGAVGATVDALRTGERPGGSLAYLVDEIAPAVSEVGFDDPAVHPLAVRRHVRRTVRTLRDDELLAGPVAAGRVAVTGGLYDLATGEVALLDPG